The Pseudomonadota bacterium genome has a window encoding:
- a CDS encoding exopolyphosphatase: MRIVTRPDFDGIVCAVLLFEKERITKPVKWVEPHEIQHGMIEIKEGDIMANLPYDNRCSMWFDHHYSNTIEKPFSGSFAIAPSAAGVVFSYYEGKFKKDFTELVRETDKIDSAQLSIDEVLHPENYPYILLSMTISNRELSDESYWNSLVHLLKDFDINTVMNDADIKKKCEKVIENNKAYKTVLLQNTVLKKHVAITDLRSFDDAPEGNRFLVYSLFPEANVSVKIRYNDSKKDKMAVSVGHNIFNTTCKVNAGKMLKKFGGGGHSGAGACRFPSEKADEYIAEIISILLRNEAND; this comes from the coding sequence ATGAGAATTGTAACACGGCCTGATTTTGACGGGATAGTATGCGCAGTACTTCTGTTTGAAAAAGAGAGAATTACTAAACCTGTTAAATGGGTTGAGCCACACGAAATTCAGCATGGTATGATAGAAATAAAGGAAGGGGATATAATGGCTAATCTTCCTTATGACAATCGATGCTCCATGTGGTTTGATCATCATTATTCAAATACGATTGAAAAGCCGTTTTCAGGTTCATTTGCTATAGCTCCTTCTGCGGCAGGAGTGGTTTTTTCATATTATGAAGGTAAATTCAAAAAAGATTTTACAGAACTTGTAAGAGAAACTGATAAAATCGATTCTGCTCAATTATCAATTGATGAGGTTTTACATCCGGAAAATTATCCTTATATCCTTCTTTCCATGACAATCTCAAACCGTGAGTTATCGGATGAATCATACTGGAACAGCCTGGTTCATCTGTTAAAAGATTTTGATATAAATACTGTTATGAACGATGCGGATATAAAGAAAAAGTGTGAAAAAGTAATTGAAAACAATAAAGCTTATAAAACTGTATTGCTTCAAAATACTGTACTTAAAAAACATGTGGCTATAACCGATCTGCGTTCATTTGACGATGCCCCTGAGGGAAACCGCTTTCTTGTCTATTCTCTATTTCCCGAAGCTAACGTAAGCGTTAAAATACGATATAATGATAGTAAAAAAGATAAAATGGCAGTAAGCGTCGGACATAATATATTTAATACGACTTGCAAAGTAAATGCCGGAAAAATGCTTAAAAAATTTGGCGGCGGCGGCCATAGCGGCGCAGGTGCATGCAGATTTCCTTCAGAAAAAGCCGATGAATATATTGCCGAAATTATTTCTATCCTTTTACGAAATGAAGCCAATGACTAG
- a CDS encoding electron transfer flavoprotein subunit alpha/FixB family protein: MALQIFAYISHKDGAVDDTAGEMVAAAKKIDPSASLTAIVVGSNIDSVCNSLTASYKEVWKIENDALAYPNSEVIRALLAKVIPKGNIVMVAHDHFGMDLSPGLSIKLDGAYLPDAIDFEGNDGGKLKAVRQEFSGQVSTHVLCDISGGAVITIRPGSFAPVEGGAEGGSVVDKTADAGEIPAQKRRFVEVIEAEVGDVDITKSEILVSIGRGIGEEENIEMANDLAKAMGGDVSCSRPIIDAKWLEKGRQVGTSGKTVKPKVYMALGISGSFQHLGGIKGSPFMVAINKNPNAPIFQVADIGIVEDLADIIPELTEKINDSK; this comes from the coding sequence ATGGCCCTTCAGATTTTTGCATATATATCACATAAAGACGGAGCTGTTGATGACACGGCAGGAGAAATGGTTGCGGCAGCCAAAAAGATTGATCCTTCTGCTTCTTTGACTGCAATTGTGGTGGGCAGTAATATAGACTCCGTATGTAATAGCTTGACAGCTTCATATAAAGAAGTTTGGAAAATAGAAAATGATGCGCTCGCATATCCCAATTCGGAAGTAATTCGCGCTTTACTTGCCAAGGTTATTCCCAAAGGAAACATCGTAATGGTTGCGCATGACCATTTTGGTATGGATTTATCCCCTGGCCTATCCATAAAACTGGATGGAGCTTATCTTCCTGATGCAATTGATTTTGAAGGCAATGATGGTGGAAAGCTCAAAGCCGTTCGTCAGGAATTCAGCGGTCAGGTCAGCACACATGTGCTTTGCGATATTTCAGGCGGAGCGGTTATTACAATTCGTCCGGGTTCATTTGCTCCGGTTGAAGGTGGTGCAGAAGGCGGATCGGTTGTTGATAAGACAGCAGATGCAGGCGAGATCCCGGCACAAAAAAGGCGTTTTGTAGAAGTTATCGAAGCCGAAGTCGGAGACGTTGATATTACAAAATCCGAAATTCTTGTTTCTATCGGGCGCGGAATCGGAGAAGAAGAAAATATTGAAATGGCTAATGATCTTGCAAAAGCCATGGGCGGCGATGTTTCATGCTCACGTCCAATCATTGATGCCAAGTGGCTTGAAAAGGGCCGCCAGGTAGGTACTTCCGGCAAAACCGTTAAACCCAAAGTTTACATGGCATTAGGTATAAGCGGATCTTTTCAGCATCTTGGCGGAATCAAGGGCTCACCTTTTATGGTAGCCATCAATAAGAATCCGAACGCTCCGATCTTTCAAGTCGCAGACATTGGAATTGTTGAAGATTTAGCTGATATTATTCCGGAACTTACTGAAAAAATTAACGATTCAAAATAA
- a CDS encoding electron transfer flavoprotein subunit beta/FixA family protein translates to MDILVCIKRVPDTAENEISVNDSGSDIERDDLVYSVNEWDNYAVEEAIQIKDNVGGSVTVVSVGDSDSEEVLRREMAMGADNGILLSDAAFEGSDGKGIASILKAEIEKGKYDLILTGAQADDGAGQVGGMLAAMLDLPFASLVNLIEASDDKKIKIGREIAGGQQEISEMDLPCVLSIQTGINEPRYVGIRGIRKVASVEIPVKGASDLGLSQDSVGSAAAKVSLVDYFTPVLGEGAEMLEGSMDEKVDKLIELLKSKGGIK, encoded by the coding sequence ATGGATATTTTAGTTTGTATTAAAAGAGTTCCAGATACCGCTGAAAATGAAATCAGCGTAAACGATTCCGGTTCGGATATTGAACGGGACGATCTTGTGTATTCCGTAAATGAATGGGATAACTATGCCGTTGAAGAGGCAATTCAAATTAAAGACAATGTTGGAGGAAGCGTTACGGTTGTTTCGGTTGGCGATTCCGATTCCGAAGAAGTCTTGAGAAGAGAAATGGCTATGGGCGCCGATAATGGAATACTTCTCTCAGATGCCGCTTTTGAAGGATCTGACGGGAAAGGCATTGCATCAATATTAAAAGCTGAAATAGAAAAAGGTAAATACGACCTTATACTCACAGGAGCCCAGGCTGACGATGGAGCCGGTCAGGTAGGCGGTATGCTTGCCGCAATGCTTGATCTGCCCTTTGCGTCTCTTGTTAACCTTATAGAAGCATCCGACGATAAAAAAATCAAGATAGGAAGAGAAATCGCAGGTGGGCAACAGGAGATAAGCGAAATGGATCTTCCATGTGTTCTTTCGATTCAGACCGGAATTAATGAACCCCGCTATGTCGGTATCCGTGGAATCAGAAAAGTTGCGTCTGTCGAAATCCCGGTTAAAGGTGCATCAGACCTTGGATTAAGTCAGGATTCGGTAGGCTCAGCGGCAGCCAAGGTTTCCCTTGTTGATTACTTCACGCCTGTTCTTGGAGAAGGTGCTGAAATGCTTGAGGGAAGCATGGATGAAAAGGTTGATAAACTGATTGAACTATTGAAATCCAAAGGAGGTATAAAATAA